From a single Mobula birostris isolate sMobBir1 chromosome 13, sMobBir1.hap1, whole genome shotgun sequence genomic region:
- the LOC140206978 gene encoding uncharacterized protein, with translation MTDWHARHFTHCSDRGNGFSWSFQLKVRQRVHTGETPFTCSECGKGFTQSSTLMAHKSVHPGEKPFTCSDCGKGFTQSSKLKLHQRVHTGERPFTCSDCGKGFTQSSKLKVHQRVHTGERPFTCSECGKGFTESSQLLRHQSDHTGKWPFTCSVYGKGFTFSSHLKVHQRVHTGERPFACSDCGKGFYQSSHLQEHRLLHTGGRSFICSVCGKGFPRFCQLLSH, from the coding sequence atGACTGACTGGCATGCTCGTCATTTTACACATTGCTCAGACAGAGGGAATGGATTCAgttggtcatttcaactgaaggtacgtcagcgagttcacactggagagacgccgttcacctgctcagagtgcgggaagggattcactcagtcatccaccctaatggcacacaagtcagttcaccctggggagaagccgttcacctgctcagactgtgggaaaggattcactcagtcatctaaactgaagttacatcagcgagttcacactggggagaggccattcacctgctcagactgtgggaagggattcactcagtcatctaaactgaaggtacatcagagagttcacactggggagaggccattcacctgttcagagtgcgggaagggattcactgagtcatctcagctactgagacaccagtcagaccacactgggaaatggccgttcacctgctcagtctatgggaagggattcactttctcgtctcatctgaaggtacatcagcgagttcacactggggagaggccgttcgcctgttcagactgtgggaaaggattctatCAGTCATCCCACCTTCAAGAACACCGGTTACTTCACACTGGGGGCCGGTCGTTCATCTGCTCagtatgtgggaagggattccctcGATTTTGTCAACTACTGAGCCACTAG